From the Euphorbia lathyris chromosome 6, ddEupLath1.1, whole genome shotgun sequence genome, one window contains:
- the LOC136233591 gene encoding putative transcription elongation factor SPT5 homolog 1: MGGFYVASSCPRKPTCSSSSEIIIIGPWINFTLLNDNSLSRFSSLKAPPRIPPSPRRFRRGAPFESGGRHRGGRGGHDALLGTTIKIRQGPFKGYSGRVKEIKGQSVQVELESQMKVILVDRNNISDNVVVSTPHRESRYGMGSETPMHPSRTPMHPYMTPMRDAGATPIHDGMRTPMRDRAWNPYAPMSPPRDNWEEGNPASWGTSPQYQVRNLDILFSSLNPVVNF; encoded by the exons ATGGGAGGCTTCTACGTGGCCTCTTCTTGTCCAAGGAAGCCAACTTGCTCTTCAAGTTCTGAAATTATCATTATTGGTCCTTGGATTAACTTCACTTTGCTGAAT GATAATTCCCTCTCAAGATTTTCCAGTTTAAAAGCTCCCCCGCGTATTCCTCCATCACCAAGGAGGTTTCGGAGAGGAGCTCCATTTGAGT CTGGAGGAAGGCATAGAGGTGGAAGAGGAGGGCATGATGCTTTACTTGGCACCACAATAAAGATACGCCAGGGTCCTTTCAAGGGCTACAGTGGGCGGGTTAAAGAGATAAAAGGCCAATCAGTTCAAGTTGAGTTGGAGTCTCAGATGAAGGTTATTTTAG TTGATCGCAATAACATTTCTGACAATGTCGTCGTATCCACCCCACACCG TGAATCTCGGTATGGTATGGGAAGTGAAACACCCATGCATCCTTCTCGAACTCCAATGCACCCATACATGACTCCAATGAGAGATGCTGG AGCAACACCTATTCATGATGGCATGAGGACACCAATGCGAGATCGAGCTTGGAATCCTTATGCGCCAATGAGTCCTCCTAG GGATAATTGGGAAGAAGGCAATCCTGCTTCATGGGGGACAAGTCCACAGTATCAGGTTAGGAACTTGGACATACTGTTCTCGTCATTGAATCCTGTTGTTAATTTCTAA